One window of Methanogenium organophilum genomic DNA carries:
- the ade gene encoding adenine deaminase, translating into MGSLIQAAVGTVSCDTVFINARVFCPFTGEWEEDARFGVKDGCIAGFGNYSAGETIDLRGKRVIPGLVDAHVHIESSLLTPAEYARAVIPHGTTTVFADPHEIANVAGIEGLRYMLRQRAALPLDIRLMLPSCVPATPLDRGGAVLSCRDLAAFTDEEGVLGIGEVMNVPGVLAEDDDLLCKIGLSTVVDGHAPLLSGEALCAYIAAGIQSEHECTGAQEAAEKLRRGMYLMLREGSTEKNLSALAAVVTPATAPRCSFATDDRHADMLAEDGHIDDCIRRAVATGIEPETAYRMATLSAAERFGLNDRGALSPGRRADFCVLDDNGPCTVTDTYIQGVRWIDPGYRRPDVLHVPFSCAPLTKEAIAIRGSGTARVVGLVPGQILTRTRAEYVDGASVPDPSRDLLKLVVCDRYRSAGCGVGIVKGFGIRDGAIAASVAHDSHNLIAVGSDDDSIIRAAEMVIASDGGMAAVSGNTSAFLPLECGGLMSSLPYDEVAESLRSLEACIHSAGCIANPFMYLSFCALTVIPEIRVTERGVFDVGAFADVPLFSSRVE; encoded by the coding sequence ATGGGTTCGTTAATTCAGGCTGCTGTGGGGACAGTATCCTGCGACACGGTTTTTATCAATGCCAGAGTATTCTGTCCTTTTACGGGGGAATGGGAAGAAGATGCTCGTTTTGGTGTGAAGGACGGATGTATTGCAGGATTTGGGAACTATTCTGCAGGAGAGACCATTGATCTGCGGGGAAAGCGTGTTATACCCGGCCTCGTTGATGCTCATGTGCATATAGAAAGTTCTCTTCTGACTCCTGCAGAGTATGCCCGCGCCGTGATCCCTCATGGGACAACAACGGTTTTTGCTGATCCGCATGAGATTGCGAATGTCGCCGGTATTGAGGGGCTCCGTTATATGCTGCGGCAGCGTGCTGCACTTCCGCTTGATATCCGGCTGATGCTTCCGTCCTGTGTGCCGGCAACACCGCTTGACCGGGGCGGCGCTGTTCTCTCCTGCCGTGACCTTGCGGCATTTACGGATGAGGAGGGGGTCCTTGGCATCGGTGAAGTGATGAATGTGCCGGGCGTGCTCGCAGAAGATGATGACCTGCTCTGCAAAATCGGCCTGTCCACCGTTGTCGACGGGCATGCCCCCCTGCTTTCCGGGGAAGCGCTCTGTGCCTATATTGCAGCGGGCATCCAGAGCGAGCACGAATGCACCGGTGCACAGGAGGCTGCGGAAAAACTACGACGCGGGATGTATCTGATGCTGCGTGAAGGTTCGACGGAAAAGAACCTCAGTGCACTGGCCGCAGTGGTGACTCCTGCGACAGCTCCCCGCTGTTCCTTTGCAACCGATGACCGGCACGCGGATATGCTCGCGGAAGACGGGCATATCGACGACTGTATCCGCCGTGCGGTTGCGACAGGCATTGAACCGGAGACTGCCTACCGAATGGCCACCCTCTCTGCTGCAGAACGGTTTGGCCTGAACGATCGCGGTGCTCTCTCGCCGGGGCGAAGGGCCGATTTCTGTGTGCTGGATGATAACGGTCCCTGCACGGTAACTGATACCTATATTCAGGGTGTCCGGTGGATAGATCCCGGATACCGGCGCCCGGATGTCCTGCATGTGCCATTCTCGTGTGCTCCTCTCACGAAAGAGGCCATTGCCATCCGCGGGTCAGGGACGGCCCGTGTTGTGGGTCTGGTGCCCGGCCAGATCCTTACCCGTACACGAGCAGAATATGTTGACGGCGCATCCGTTCCCGACCCCTCGCGTGACCTCCTGAAACTGGTTGTCTGCGACCGTTATCGCAGTGCCGGCTGCGGGGTTGGCATCGTGAAAGGGTTTGGTATCCGGGACGGTGCGATTGCAGCAAGTGTGGCCCATGATTCCCATAACCTCATCGCAGTCGGGAGTGACGATGATTCAATCATCCGTGCAGCAGAGATGGTCATTGCATCAGACGGCGGCATGGCGGCAGTCTCCGGAAACACGTCTGCGTTCCTGCCGCTGGAATGCGGCGGGCTGATGTCGTCCCTGCCCTATGATGAGGTGGCGGAATCTCTCCGTTCCCTTGAGGCATGCATCCATTCTGCCGGGTGTATTGCAAATCCGTTTATGTATCTCTCATTCTGTGCACTCACTGTGATCCCTGAAATCCGGGTGACAGAGCGTGGAGTCTTTGATGTTGGCGCCTTTGCCGATGTTCCACTCTTCTCTTCCCGCGTTGAATGA